The sequence CGGACACCTGGAAGGTGACCTGCTGCGACTGCCCCTGGCCGACCGACGGCAGGACGATCGTCGCGGAGAACGAGCTGCTCTTGCCCGGCTCGATCTTCACGGTCTTGTCGCCGCAACCGCTGTTGCACGACCCGCCGCTCAGGCTGGCCGACACGGTGGTGTCGGTGACCGCGTCGCCGGTTCCGCCGGTGGGCCCCGGGTTACCAACCGTGTATTGCACGGTTACAGTACTTCCGGAGTCGCCACTCGACGGTGCTGAGATCTTCACGGAGGGTGCGTCTGCCAGAGCAGCCGTCTGCACACCGGCCACCAGGCCGGCGACCAGGGCCAGGAACGCACCGGCCTGAGTTGCCCGGCCTCGTAGGTGCGTCGTCACGTCCACCGCCTTCCGTGTCGCGCGGTCCCCGGTTCTGCGCCGGTCAGATCTCCCGCGACTTGTACGCCGTCGGCAACTATGCCTTGTCGCACGTCTTTTGCGCGACCCAGGGGCGTGTGCCGTTGTCGGCGAACCGAGTCGTATCGTCCCGACATGTCTCCTGCGCACAATAAATCCGAGTCGGTGTCCGGGGCGTTGGACGCGCTGGACGGCGGCGCCGAACCTGACCGCGCGGTACTGCGTGATGCGGTCCGAGCACTGCTGACCGAGTTGTCCCGCCGTGCTCCTGGCCGTTCGGTGGAGGTGCGAATTCCACCTTTCGGTGCGATTCAGTGCGTGCCCGGTCCGCGGCACACCCGCGGCACACCGCCCAATGTGGTGGAAACGGATCCGGTGACCTGGCTACTCGTGGCCACCGGTCGCCTGGCCTGGGCGGAAGCGGTCCGGGACGGGCGCCTGCGGGCCAGCGGGATCCGGACCGATCTCACCGAGTACCTGCCGCTGACCCCGGAATGAGCCCGGGCCGGGCGCCTCTGGGCTCGCGTACACTGGGCGGTCGGAGCGAGCGGAGTTGAGGCAGACCACCACTTCGGATGGGTCAGCGCTTCGAGCAGTTCGTGCGGATCCGACATGAGGGAGCGAGCAGGTGCCCCGAGGCGACGGCCGATTGACCGACGATCTCGACCCCCAGGAACGCGGCCCCCAGGATGCCTGTGGCGTCTTCGGCGTCTGGGCCCCCGAGGAAGAGGTTGCCAAACTCACGTACTTCGGACTCTACGCACTGCAGCACCGGGGCCAGGAGGCCGCCGGCATCGCGGTGAGCGACGGCTCCGGAGTCGTGGTCTACAAGGACGTCGGCCTGGTCTCCCAGGTCTTCGACGAGCCCACCCTGGCGAGCCTGCGCGGACACCTGGCCATCGGCCACGCGCGGTACTCGACCACCGGGGGGTCCAACTGGGAGAACGCGCAGCCCACCATCCGCGCCACCACGGCCGGCACGACGATCGCGCTGGCGCACAACGGCAACCTGGTGAACACCGCCGAGCTGGCCAAGGAGGTCGCCGACCGCGGCCTCGAGGTCGGTGACGCCACCTCGGACACCGCGCTGGTCACCACGCTGCTGGCCGGCCGCCCCGACATCTCGGTCGAGGCCGCCGCGCTGGAGGTGCTGCCCACCCTGCGCGGCGCGTTCAGCTTCGTCTTCATGGACGAGCACACGCTCTACGCCGCCCGCGACCCGCAGGGCGTGCGCCCGCTGGTGCTGGGCCGGATGGAGCGCGGCTGGGTGGTCGCCAGCGAGACCGCCGCCCTGGACATCACCGGCGCCAACTTCGTCCGTGAGGTCGAGCCCGGCGAGATCATCGCGATCGACGAGCACGGCCTGCGGTCCTCGCGGTTCGCCGCGCCGGAGCCCAAGGGCTGCCTCTTCGAGTACGTGTACCTGGCCCGCCCGGACACCACGATCGCCGGCCGCAACATCTACGCCGCCCGGGTCGAGGTGGGCCGCAAGCTGGCCGCCGAGCACCCGGCCGAGGCGGATCTGGTGATCGGCGTGCCGGAGTCCGGCATCCCGGCCGCGATCGGGTACGCGGAGGCCTCCGGCATCCCGTACAGCGCCGGCTTCATGAAGAACGCGTACGTCGGCCGGACCTTCATCCAGCCGTCGCAGACCATCCGCCAGCTCGGCATCCGGCTCAAGCTGAACCCGCTGCGCGAGGTGGTCCGCGGCAAGCGGATCGTGGTGATCGACGATTCGATCGTGCGCGGCAACACCCAGCGTGCCCAGATCCGGATGCTGCGCGAGGCCGGCGCCCTCGAGGTGCATGTCCGGATCTCGTCGCCGCCGGTGAAATGGCCGTGCTTCTACGGCATCGACTTCGCCACCCGAGCCGAGCTGATCGCCAACGGTCTGGAGATCGACGGCATCCGCCGCTCGATCGGCGCCGACAGCCTCGGTTACGTCTCGCTGGACGGCCTGGTCCAGGCGACCGAGCAGCCGAAGACCCGGCTGTGCATGGCGTGTTTCGACGGGCAGTACCCGATCGAGCTGCCGGCCGCCGATCTGATCGGCAAGCACGTGCTGGAGGGTGTCGGTCGCCGCGCCGGCATGCCGGGCGCCTCGGAGCAGGCGGCCGAGGCCGCTGTCACCGGGCTGGAGGCCGGCTACGAGGCCCGTGAGCATCCGGACGACCACGCGGCACCGGCGCCGCTGGTCGCCAGTCCGGGCGGCGCGAACGCGCTGCACCACCCGTGACCTGATCAACTGTGACTCTGCCAGTTCCTGCAGAACCGCTAAGGGGAGAACCGTGACGCACGTGTCCGAGCGCAGTGCCGGATCGAACGGCGCTGAGGGCGCCGACCGACAGCTGTGGACGGCTGGCGCCGGCCGCGGGCCGCGTAAGCGCTCCGCGACGTACGCGGACGCGGGTGTCTCGATCCACGCCGGTGACCGGGCCGTCGAGCTGCTCAAGTCCAAGGTGAAGAAGACCACCCGGCCCGAGGTGATGGGTGACCTGGGCGGCTTCTCCGGCCTGTTCCGGCTGAACACCGCGAAGTACTCCAGCCCGATCCTCGCCTCGTCCACCGACGGCGTGGGCACCAAGCTGGTCATCGCCCAGCAGCTCGACATCCACGACACCATCGGCATCGACCTGGTCGCCATGGTCGTCGACGACCTGGTGGCCTGCGGCGCCGAGCCGCTGTTCCTGCTCGACTACATCGCCTGCGGCGAGGTCGTGCCGGACAAGGTCGCCGAGATCGGCGCCGGCATCGCGGACGGCTGCCGGTACGCCGGTTGTGCCCTGCTCGGTGGCGAGACGGCCGAGCACCCGGGTGTGCTGCGCCCGGACGAGTACGACGTCTCGGCCACCGGCGTCGGCGTCGTCGAGGAGAGCGAGATCCTCGGCAAGGAGCGGGTCGAGGTGG is a genomic window of Actinoplanes teichomyceticus ATCC 31121 containing:
- a CDS encoding sterol carrier family protein; its protein translation is MSPAHNKSESVSGALDALDGGAEPDRAVLRDAVRALLTELSRRAPGRSVEVRIPPFGAIQCVPGPRHTRGTPPNVVETDPVTWLLVATGRLAWAEAVRDGRLRASGIRTDLTEYLPLTPE
- the purF gene encoding amidophosphoribosyltransferase, giving the protein MPRGDGRLTDDLDPQERGPQDACGVFGVWAPEEEVAKLTYFGLYALQHRGQEAAGIAVSDGSGVVVYKDVGLVSQVFDEPTLASLRGHLAIGHARYSTTGGSNWENAQPTIRATTAGTTIALAHNGNLVNTAELAKEVADRGLEVGDATSDTALVTTLLAGRPDISVEAAALEVLPTLRGAFSFVFMDEHTLYAARDPQGVRPLVLGRMERGWVVASETAALDITGANFVREVEPGEIIAIDEHGLRSSRFAAPEPKGCLFEYVYLARPDTTIAGRNIYAARVEVGRKLAAEHPAEADLVIGVPESGIPAAIGYAEASGIPYSAGFMKNAYVGRTFIQPSQTIRQLGIRLKLNPLREVVRGKRIVVIDDSIVRGNTQRAQIRMLREAGALEVHVRISSPPVKWPCFYGIDFATRAELIANGLEIDGIRRSIGADSLGYVSLDGLVQATEQPKTRLCMACFDGQYPIELPAADLIGKHVLEGVGRRAGMPGASEQAAEAAVTGLEAGYEAREHPDDHAAPAPLVASPGGANALHHP
- the purM gene encoding phosphoribosylformylglycinamidine cyclo-ligase → MTHVSERSAGSNGAEGADRQLWTAGAGRGPRKRSATYADAGVSIHAGDRAVELLKSKVKKTTRPEVMGDLGGFSGLFRLNTAKYSSPILASSTDGVGTKLVIAQQLDIHDTIGIDLVAMVVDDLVACGAEPLFLLDYIACGEVVPDKVAEIGAGIADGCRYAGCALLGGETAEHPGVLRPDEYDVSATGVGVVEESEILGKERVEVGDAVIAMRSSGLHSNGYSLVRHVLLGAGRMRLDTVVDDFGTSRTLGEELLTPTKIYAKDCLGLIEETDVRAFSHVTGGGIPGNLVRILPEHVDAVVDRSTWRPQPIFDLIQAKGRIEDSEMEATFNMGVGMFAIVSADDADRAMAYLTGRGVEAWQVGEVLEGTGQVQMMGSYTRG